The Mercurialis annua linkage group LG2, ddMerAnnu1.2, whole genome shotgun sequence genome contains a region encoding:
- the LOC126667093 gene encoding AT-hook motif nuclear-localized protein 20-like has translation MNISHNNNIQDKLRNNVDSKYTKEVDENEGNFFSKFATLANPWWTGQIGLAGLDPASNSHALNKVNREISVHETTNRSGSGGNDEEEDRDGGDEPKEGAVEVGTRRPRGRPPGSKNKQKPPIFITRDSPNTLRSHVMEVVSGADVAEAVAQFARRRQRGVCVLSGSGSVANVTLRQPAAPGSVVALHGRFEILSLTGAFLPGPAPPGSTGLTVYLAGGQGQVVGGSVVGSLIAAGPVMVIAATFANATYERLPLEDDEEPAQGPIHGGSNNSPPPIGSSGQQSGLPDPSGMPIYNLPPNLMNGGQLGHDAYAWAHGKTPYL, from the exons ATGAATATCTCGCATAACAACAATATACAAGACAAATTAAGAAACAATGTAGATAGCAAATACACAAAAGAGGTAGATGAAAATGAAGG TAATTTCTTCTCAAAATTTGCGACGCTGGCTAATCCATGGTGGACTGGCCAGATTGGCCTAGCAGGGCTAGACCCTGCATCGAATTCTCATGCTTTAAACAAAGTCAACCGCGAAATCTCCGTTCATGAAACCACCAACCGGAGTGGCAGCGGAGGgaacgatgaagaagaagatagaGACGGCGGCGACGAGCCTAAAGAGGGTGCTGTTGAAGTCGGTACTCGAAGGCCTCGAGGCCGGCCTCCCGGATCAAAAAATAAACAGAAACCGCCAATTTTCATCACTAGAGACAGCCCTAATACTCTTCGAAGCCATGTAATGGAAGTGGTAAGTGGAGCTGATGTAGCGGAGGCTGTCGCACAATTTGCTCGGCGGCGTCAAAGAGGTGTTTGTGTTCTTAGTGGCAGTGGCTCAGTAGCAAACGTAACCCTAAGACAGCCTGCAGCACCAGGTTCTGTAGTAGCACTTCATGGTAGGTTCGAAATTTTGTCTTTAACTGGAGCCTTTTTGCCTGGACCAGCTCCACCTGGCTCCACCGGTCTGACGGTGTACTTAGCCGGTGGTCAAGGCCAAGTTGTCGGAGGAAGTGTAGTGGGTTCACTAATAGCAGCAGGGCCAGTTATGGTCATTGCAGCAACGTTCGCTAATGCAACTTATGAAAGGTTACCATTAGAAGATGATGAAGAACCTGCACAAGGACCGATCCACGGCGGGTCTAATAACTCACCGCCGCCTATCGGAAGCAGCGGACAGCAATCCGGGCTGCCTGACCCCTCCGGTATGCCCATATACAACCTGCCACCAAATTTGATGAATGGAGGTCAGTTAGGGCATGATGCATATGCTTGGGCTCATGGAAAAACTCCTTATTTGTAG